In Plasmodium chabaudi chabaudi strain AS genome assembly, chromosome: 10, a single genomic region encodes these proteins:
- a CDS encoding lysine decarboxylase, putative, giving the protein MDFPNNAKLGGEDNTMYGNNMFENRNIENDHMNTNNSTMNVDTESGVCLDKEGKNPFYTFPCNLKQNKSVILKRMRRKNKYENIDLLEKYININNATNVCSLRIKLWEALMLYVNKINVELIYFIINCLEEIEVYWGEEAKNALQEIISLINDKKYKEVSNKIGDILSSLSVTSGKVNDDSPFFYTLIVSGKREEYHNNNLNINNNNINMNTNNNYNSNNNNGNYFNSDLSCELNKFLQYEQNRFSNQNNNKKLEYKIVEVNNAKEALIACLINPQILSVVLVDNLIIDDETKNDSNNNNIFFNFNENNSLNKNYIMNYNMPNNFKAKQNMCYNNVTNNGALSCGASNNDHTKTSEKKSRNSRDGINSNDDETTSNNCNNRDENRSYDRSSNSSRWNSARNNTTNAGDKNLTRNRIFLKNDYKFDIGDFVLGYDQLVSAPLEKMKKGYNSLVILIKSIAYIRSSVDIFCVCTSITLDKLRSVNNKIIRIFTTHDDHSDLHESILDGVKKKIKTPFFNALKLYAERPIGVFHALAISKGNSVRRSRWIQSLLDFYGVNLFKAESSATCGGLDSLLDPHGSLKEAQIMAARAYGSKYCFFVTNGTSSSNKIVMQALVKPGDIILVDRACHKSHHYGFVLCQALPCYLDPYPVSRYGIYGAIPIYVIKKTLLEYRNSNKLHLVKLIILTNCTFDGIVYNVKRVIEECLAIKPDLIFLFDEAWFAYACFHPILKFRTAMTVAEKMRSKEQKKLYYKIHNRLLKKFGNVKSLNDVPSDTLLKTRLYPNPAEYKVRVYATQSIHKSLTSLRQGSVILISDDNFESDAYTPFKEAYYTHMSTSPNYQILATLDAGRAQMELEGYGLVEKQVEAAFLIRRELSEDPMISRYFRILNEDDLIPDSLRQCCIAYMNAGNTNRRNGKKKHYHRKKTKKDEKNIDQEKESDNDRKQHDEINTQKQFFMDHDSYSSRYNSPTASYSCISSKHAKGGMSEPFGNMKCNAHSNNSNNIPSSECINQGHMGNTYMKNKLGNNAYPSNDLPSNGIIANRNNGENETNNLKKFNDKNDKRNINGEDTINCTSNFEDEQYSDRKMRNEAEKKCYEDKTTNKKSINKKNENYKDINSITNDSSSNFDENDVKCVCEDCIKNENIDKVNEETRSRSCDSESSDDCDESDIYDKDKLCSKSNSINNFLEYFECSWLSEDEFVLDPTRITLFTGYSGIDGDTFKVKWLMDKYGIQINKTSINSVLFQTNIGTTGSSCLFLKSCLSLISQELDQKKALFNERDLNQFNESVYKLVYNYIELSQFSDFHPLFKKKYRNGNDKDNNIFNREGDLRKAFYLAYEEDYVEYILMADLKERVKHNGMVVSASFIIPYPPGFPVLVPGQIISNEILNYLSGLSVKEIHGYDENIGFRCFYNFILNYFDNVIISDPYGYYQKIDKKLYDKLKHESLRQEKQKNIENSYYIYVYDNKQNRMKKLYLYNGNTNSSEKSIIADNFMDDEGTSYSIVCSDANNGTPFINNNTFSLINSNNMRKDTKADSKNINNSSASEIHYRDNDEDVHRDNKNLNIIPPNYISMKNKMNNEESFCKTGFNLNVEKNYDEKNIDSINFTKTLGNDESSTKNNVHKIHSASEKKKAYGHVLKKNSNKKYVLKGKEMKRHCVSNEKKNNKYNTLLTKMKNNGSEIPKNEMCLNNNSFTNMQNQDFDHKTNRLIRENYFHDNTYKKSEQDNNNFDSLVNMKREDHYSINADNNNGNDYHNNIMSGNIMNNIETASTHYNKTNISNNEEGNHIKSGFVNAQKFSKNIKCCINNRHSSCVTNESKEYFNKMNEYMQGNHQNTNSLLDMHYMKTFSKFNKSDDGKYQKKSNSYCLNKKMNTSNIIMDRKITKNDLLTEYRNGLNGKDEKLNNDMALNNFVRRNEREKINYSDCSNSSKRLNKTTYTKSDGGNIQREMNNATNGNSYGSNNKLLNINNNCFNRNEENYNNDNEKENYDVVSTNCVTKGMQEMNEGNINGSNYSNCDCTNNEETENNRNCNNIKCGQNNNRNQSNTLCCKQEDGECKNVDGDSNIGHINISNVQVKNEIKFCVNNFHLNENDVQVNSIIVEKDNDKNSNRKLNTLNNNSYINNLITNVDDDTFIHKEGNFFLECALTNSEINCSSFDMDVSLNNAYANEGSNDIKECRNYEGDKKNNF; this is encoded by the coding sequence TCTTATGCtttatgttaataaaataaatgttgaattaatttattttataataaattgtttAGAAGAAATAGAAGTTTATTGGGGTGAAGAAGCGAAAAATGCTTTACAAGAGATAATAAGCTTAATAAatgacaaaaaatataaagaagtttcaaataaaattggaGATATATTATCAAGCTTATCGGTAACAAGTGGGAAAGTAAATGACGATAgtccatttttttacacattGATAGTGTCAGGTAAAAGAGAAGaatatcataataataacttgaacattaataataataatataaatatgaatactaataacaattataatagtaataataataatggtaATTATTTCAATTCTGACTTATCATgtgaattaaataaatttttacagTATGAGCAAAACCGATTTtcaaatcaaaataataataaaaaattagaatataaaatagttgAAGTAAATAATGCAAAAGAAGCATTAATAGCTTGCCTAATAAATCCCCAAATTTTATCTGTAGTATTAGTAgacaatttaataatagatgatgaaacaaaaaatgatagtaataataacaatatattttttaattttaatgaaaacaattcattaaataaaaattatataatgaattataatatgccaaataattttaaagcaaaacaaaatatgtgtTATAACAATGTTACGAATAACGGGGCTCTATCGTGTGGTGCAAGTAACAATGATCACACAAAGAcaagtgaaaaaaaatcaagaaATAGCCGAGATGGTATAAATAGCAACGATGATGAAACTACTAGCAACAATTGTAATAATAGGGATGAAAATAGAAGTTATGATAGAAGCAGCAATAGCAGTAGATGGAATAGTGCTCGAAACAACACAACTAATGCTGGAGACAAAAATTTGACGAGAAatcgtatttttttaaaaaatgattacaAATTCGATATCGGAGATTTTGTGTTAGGTTATGATCAATTGGTATCTGCTCctttagaaaaaatgaaaaagggGTATAATAGTTtagtaatattaattaaaagtaTAGCTTATATTAGAAGTTCTgtagatatattttgtgtttGTACATCTATAACATTAGATAAATTAAGAtctgtaaataataaaataataaggatTTTTACAACACATGATGATCATAGTGATTTACATGAGTCTATATTAGATggagtaaaaaaaaaaataaaaactccattttttaatgcgctaaaattatatgcagAAAGACCTATAGGTGTATTTCACGCATTAGCTATAAGTAAAGGAAATAGTGTAAGGAGGAGTAGATGGATACAATCTTTACTCGATTTTTATGGggttaatttatttaaagcTGAATCTAGTGCAACTTGTGGTGGTTTAGATTCTCTTTTAGATCCACATGGATCATTAAAGGAAGCCCAGATAATGGCTGCAAGGGCATATGGTAgtaaatattgtttttttgttactAATGGTACATCTAGCtctaataaaattgttatgcAAGCATTAGTTAAACCAGGAGATATAATATTAGTTGATAGAGCATGCCATAAATCACATCATTATGGATTTGTTTTATGTCAAGCATTACCTTGTTATTTAGATCCATATCCAGTATCTCGATACGGAATATATGGTGCAATACCGATATATGTAATTAAAAAGACCTTACTAGAATATAGAAATAGTAACAAATTGCATCTTGtaaaattgataatattgACAAATTGCACATTTGATGGAATCGTTTACAATGTAAAAAGAGTTATAGAAGAGTGTTTAGCGATTAAACCAgatttgatatttttatttgatgaaGCATGGTTTGCTTATGCTTGTTTCCACCCAATTCTAAAATTTAGAACAGCTATGACTGTAGCTGAAAAAATGAGAAGTAAAGaacagaaaaaattatattataaaatacataacagattgttaaaaaaatttggtAATGTAAAAAGTTTAAATGATGTACCCAGTGATACATTACTTAAAACGAGATTATATCCAAATCCTGCAGAATATAAGGTCAGAGTATATGCAACTCAATCGATACACAAATCGTTGACATCCTTAAGACAGGGTAGTGTCATATTAATAAGTGATGATAATTTTGAATCTGATGCATATACACCTTTTAAAGAAGCATATTATACGCATATGTCAACATCCCCTAATTATCAGATATTAGCAACTTTAGATGCAGGACGGGCTCAGATGGAATTAGAAGGATATGGGTTAGTAGAAAAACAAGTAGAAGCCGCCTTTTTAATAAGGCGTGAATTAAGTGAGGATCCTATGATATCTAGGTATTTTAGAATTCTGAATGAGGATGATTTAATACCTGATAGTTTGAGGCAATGTTGCATTGCTTATATGAATGCTGGAAATACAAATAGgagaaatggaaaaaaaaaacactatcacagaaaaaaaacaaaaaaagacgagaaaaatatagatcaagaaaaagaaagtgATAATGATAGAAAGCAAcatgatgaaataaataccCAGAAGCAATTTTTCATGGATCATGATTCTTACAGTTCCAGATATAACAGTCCAACTGCTAGTTATTCTTGTATTTCTAGTAAGCACGCTAAAGGAGGTATGTCAGAGCCGTTTGGAAATATGAAATGCAATGCACATAGCAATAATTCGAATAACATTCCATCATCTGAATGCATTAATCAAGGACATATGGGAAATACttatatgaaaaacaaACTTGGAAATAATGCATACCCCTCTAATGATTTGCCTAGTAATGGCATAATAGCTAATAGAAATAACGGCGAAAATGAAACGAATAAtctcaaaaaatttaatgataaaaatgacaAAAGGAACATAAATGGGGAAGACACAATAAATTGTACATCAAATTTCGAAGATGAGCAATACAGCGATAGAAAAATGAGAAATGAAGCTGAGAAAAAATGTTACGAAGACAAAACAACGAATAAGAAgagtataaataaaaaaaatgaaaattataaagatataaattcAATAACAAATGATAGTAGTAGCAattttgatgaaaatgacGTAAAATGTGTGTGCGAAGATTGTATAaagaatgaaaatattgataAGGTTAATGAAGAAACTCGTAGTAGATCCTGTGACAGTGAAAGTAGTGATGATTGCGATGAAAgtgatatatatgataaagatAAATTATGTAGCAAATCGAAtagtattaataattttctagaatattttgaatGCTCTTGGTTAAGTGAAGATGAATTTGTTTTAGACCCAACAAGAATAACACTATTTACTGGATATTCAGGGATTGATGGTGATACATTTAAAGTAAAATGGCTAATGGATAAATATggaatacaaataaataagacGTCTATTAATAGTGTATTATTTCAGACAAATATTGGTACTACAGGTTCTtcatgtttatttttgaaaagttGTTTATCTTTAATTTCTCAAGAATTAGatcaaaaaaaagcattatttaatgaaaGAGATTTGAATCAGTTTAATGAAagtgtatataaattagtTTATAATTACATTGAATTATCTCAGTTTAGTGATTTTCATCCCTTgttcaaaaaaaagtataggAATGGGAATGATAAAgataataacatttttaatagagAAGGAGATTTGAGAAAAGCTTTTTATCTAGCTTATGAAGAAGATTATgtagaatatatattaatggcAGATTTAAAGGAGCGAGTAAAGCATAATGGAATGGTAGTGTCAGCTAGCTTTATTATTCCTTACCCTCCTGGTTTTCCTGTATTAGTACCAGGGCAAATAATTagtaatgaaatattaaattatttatcgGGGCTTAGTGTTAAAGAAATACATGgatatgatgaaaatattggTTTTAGAtgtttttacaattttattttaaattattttgacaatgttattatttccGATCCATATggttattatcaaaaaatagataaaaagctttatgataaattaaagCATGAAAGTTTAAGAcaagaaaaacaaaaaaatatagaaaattcatattatatatatgtatatgataataaacaaaatagaatgaaaaagttatatttatataatggaAATACTAATTCATCTGAAAAATCAATTATTGCTGATAATTTTATGGATGATGAGGGTACAAGTTATAGTATAGTTTGTTCTGATGCGAATAATGGAACtccttttataaataataatacttttTCTCTTattaatagtaataatatgagAAAAGATACTAAAGCTGATtcaaaaaacataaataatagctCGGCTAGCGAAATACATTATCGTGATAATGATGAAGATGTACACAGAGATAATAAGAATCTAAATATCATTCCTccaaattatatttctatgaaaaataaaatgaataatgaAGAAAGCTTTTGCAAAACCGGCTTTAATCTAAAtgtggaaaaaaattatgatgagaaaaatattgatagtataaattttacaaaaactCTGGGTAATGATGAAAGttctacaaaaaataatgtgcACAAAATACATTCAGCTAgcgaaaagaaaaaagcaTATGGACatgttttgaaaaaaaattccaataaaaaatatgtcctaaaaggaaaagaaatgaaaagaCATTGCGTAtcaaatgaaaagaaaaataataaatataatacactTTTAacgaaaatgaaaaataatggtTCTGAAATTCcgaaaaatgaaatgtgTCTAAACAATAATTCTTTTACGAATATGCAAAATCAGGATTTTGATCATAAAACAAATCGTTTAATTCgagaaaattatttccatgacaatacttataaaaaatcagaACAAGATAATAACAATTTCGATTCGTTGgtaaatatgaaaagaGAAGATCATTATAGTATTAATGCTGATAACAATAATGGAAACGATTaccataataatataatgtcagggaatattatgaacaatATCGAAACGGCTAGCACACATTATAACAAAACAAACATTAGTAATAATGAAGAGGGTAACCACATAAAAAGCGGATTTGTAAATGCTCAgaaattttctaaaaacataaaatgcTGCATAAATAATAGGCATTCTAGCTGCGTGACAAATGAAAGcaaagaatattttaataaaatgaatgaaTATATGCAAGGTAATCATCAAAATACAAACTCCTTATTAGACATGCATTATATGAAAACCttttctaaatttaataaaagcGACGATGGAAAataccaaaaaaaaagtaattcCTATTgcttaaataaaaaaatgaatacatctaatataataatggataggaaaataacaaaaaatgatttgcTAACAGAATATAGAAATGGTTTAAATggaaaagatgaaaaacTGAATAATGACATGGCAttgaataattttgtaaGGCGGAATGaaagggaaaaaataaattattcgGATTGTTCAAATTCAAGCAAAAgattaaataaaactaCATATACAAAAAGTGATGGCGGAAATATTCAAAGAGAGATGAATAATGCTACTAATGGAAATTCATATGGATCAAAcaacaaattattaaatataaataacaattGTTTTAATAGGAATGaggaaaattataacaatgataatgaaaaggaaaattacGATGTTGTTTCTACTAATTGTGTGACGAAAGGTATGCAAGAAATGAACGaaggaaatataaatggaAGCAATTATTCAAATTGTGATTGCacaaataatgaagaaacTGAAAATAATCGAAATTGtaacaatataaaatgtggacaaaataataaccgAAATCAAAGCAACACATTATGTTGTAAGCAAGAAGATGGTGAATGTAAAAATGTGGATGGTGATAGTAATATAggacatataaatattagcAATGTGCAGGtaaaaaacgaaataaaattctgtgttaataattttcatcttAACGAAAATGATGTGCAAGTAAACTCAATAATTGTAGAAAAggataatgataaaaattccAATAGAAAATTAAATACTTTAAATAACAATAGTTATATCAATAATCTTATAACAAATGTTGACGATGATACATTTATTCATAAGGAaggaaatttttttttagaatgCGCATTAACAAATTCAGAAATTAATTGTAGTTCTTTTGATATGGATGtatcattaaataatgCTTATGCTAACGAAGGTAGTAATGACATAAAGGAATGCAGAAATTATGAAGgggataaaaaaaataatttttga
- a CDS encoding TMEM33 domain-containing protein, putative, whose amino-acid sequence MKNLTDAEQKYLNHDWVNDKNWKLYLSNLYPSPSIHNIEKYKKKYFQKNIDRNFDINTKFQDNTKENTQQSTNYYPNTNNYNYYDEKSSLMTLLYFSYLLCTSLFYFMLLALNIGLYKKIGTYISLSYLFAFIALLYLDYKTQKQNFSMVQFFSSEKGQYLSYSFILFFVKDAVLIFLPVFLTILINTYLIYKQVKSSLPPEIQRNYYINKLVGYLDQSILNIYTMRASIEIYNLVFIFICLFLNRTSILNLFMYLHFFKLKYNSSDSYFHACYTKNGEIIRQFLSHPMVPRSFLNIFDKISHYFTTYLTYRRR is encoded by the exons atgaaaaatttaacaGACGCCGagcaaaaatatttaa ACCATGATTGGGTTAATGACAAAAATTGGAAGTTGTACCTGAGCAATTTGTATCCTTCACCATCAATACATAacattgaaaaatataaaaagaaatattttcagaaaaatattgatagaaattttgatataaatacaaaatttcaAGATAATACTAAAGAAAATACACAACAATCAACTAATTATTATCCTAACACaaacaattataattattatgatgaaaaatCATCATTAATGACTCTTTTATACTTTTCATATCTTTTATGTACAagcttattttattttatgttacTCGCTCTGAATATAGGTTTATATAAG aaaATTGGAACATATATATCTCTCTCATATTTGTTTGCATTTATCGCTTTACTATATTTGGATTATAAAACTCAGAAACAAAACTTTTCCATggttcaatttttttcaagtGAAAAAG GCCAATACTTGTCTTACTCTtttatccttttttttgttaaagatgctgttttaatatttttaccaGTTTTTTTAaccattttaataaatacatacttaatttataaacaaGTTAAATCTTCTCTTCCTCCCGAAATACAAAG gaattattatatcaaCAAACTCGTGGGCTATTTAGATCAATCA ATTTTAAACATTTATACTATGAGAGCTAGCATCgagatatataatttagtatttatatttatatgtctatttttaaatagaaCAAGCAtactaaatttatttatgtatctGCACTTCTTCAAACTAAA aTATAATTCCTCAGATTCGTATTTTCATGCTTGTTACACAAAAAATGGAG aaatAATTAGACAATTCTTATCTCATCCTATGGTCCCACGATCAttcttaaatatattcgacaag ATATCCCATTATTTCACCACATACTTAACATACAGAAGAAGGTGA